A genome region from Nocardia sp. NBC_00565 includes the following:
- a CDS encoding MFS transporter codes for MHHPNAVNRLDRLPISRFHKLTLLAVSFAYFFEFADINSFATTAPKLIRLWDITINQVAYVTSLSFVGMFFGSVIASAIADRWGRKRALTWTTAFFGVFSFAAVFSWDIVSLGVFRILTSAGLSAMTVVAVIYVNEMYPAAVRGKYQAYAIVIGICGTPATNLIASAVVPLTDWSWRLVFLWGSLGIVFIFFARHLAESPRWYESRGDYRAANAVLDDIEARVSAEMGPLPEPAPAVEAVETTKAPLRLLLQKKYLLPTLLLTVLWVTQTIGFFGYSSWAPTLLAKEGFSVEKSVFYVALTTVGAPLGSYLASLVTDRFERKWCLVAFGSVIALCGLFYGLTFNPILIVVFGFLVNLFERGYTALGYAYSPELFDTRSRSLGTGISYGLGRLSNAAGPLIVAALYNHTGYQSVFYFIAGTWLLGAIVLAVFGPKTRQTRHAGQKIGQPAAAV; via the coding sequence ATGCACCACCCCAATGCGGTGAACCGGCTGGACCGGCTGCCGATCTCGCGGTTCCACAAGCTCACCCTGCTGGCCGTTTCCTTCGCCTACTTCTTCGAGTTCGCCGATATCAACAGCTTCGCGACCACCGCGCCCAAGCTCATCCGCCTGTGGGACATCACGATCAACCAGGTCGCCTATGTCACGTCGCTGTCGTTCGTCGGCATGTTCTTCGGTTCGGTGATCGCCAGCGCCATCGCCGACCGGTGGGGACGTAAGCGGGCACTGACCTGGACCACGGCGTTCTTCGGAGTCTTCTCCTTCGCCGCGGTCTTCTCCTGGGATATCGTCTCGCTCGGCGTATTTCGGATTCTCACCTCGGCGGGACTGTCCGCGATGACCGTGGTGGCGGTCATCTACGTCAACGAGATGTATCCGGCCGCCGTGCGCGGCAAATATCAGGCCTACGCCATCGTCATCGGCATCTGCGGCACACCGGCCACCAATCTCATTGCCAGCGCGGTCGTTCCGCTCACCGACTGGTCGTGGCGGCTGGTCTTCCTCTGGGGTTCGCTCGGGATCGTCTTCATATTCTTCGCGCGCCACCTCGCCGAGTCGCCGCGCTGGTACGAAAGCCGAGGCGACTACCGCGCGGCGAATGCGGTGCTCGACGATATCGAAGCCCGGGTCAGCGCCGAGATGGGGCCGCTGCCCGAACCCGCGCCCGCCGTCGAAGCGGTCGAAACCACCAAAGCGCCACTGCGCCTGCTGCTTCAGAAGAAATACCTGCTGCCGACATTGCTACTCACGGTGCTGTGGGTGACGCAGACCATCGGCTTCTTCGGTTACTCGAGCTGGGCGCCCACCCTGCTGGCCAAGGAAGGTTTCAGCGTCGAGAAGTCGGTCTTCTACGTGGCCCTCACGACGGTCGGCGCACCGCTCGGCTCCTACCTGGCCTCCCTGGTCACCGACCGGTTCGAGCGCAAATGGTGCCTGGTTGCCTTCGGCTCGGTCATCGCGCTGTGTGGCCTGTTCTACGGACTCACCTTCAACCCGATCCTGATCGTCGTCTTCGGCTTCCTCGTCAACCTGTTCGAGCGCGGATACACGGCCCTGGGCTATGCCTACTCACCCGAACTATTCGACACCCGCAGCCGCTCCCTCGGCACCGGCATCTCCTACGGCCTCGGCCGACTGTCGAACGCCGCGGGCCCCCTGATCGTCGCGGCCTTGTACAACCACACCGGCTACCAGAGCGTCTTCTATTTCATCGCCGGCACTTGGCTATTGGGCGCCATCGTCCTGGCCGTCTTCGGCCCGAAAACCCGCCAGACCCGGCACGCCGGGCAAAAGATCGGGCAACCCGCGGCAGCGGTCTGA
- a CDS encoding acyl-ACP desaturase: protein MARDLTQLELLTELEPVAEGNVNRHLSLAKEWHPHDYVPWDQGRNFAALGGVDWDPQQSRLNEVAKAAMITNLLTEDNLPSYHREIAENFSQDGAWGTWVGRWTAEENRHGIVMRDYLVVTRSVDPVALEQARMIHMTNGFASPTEADAGFLHSVAYVTFQELATRVSHRNTGRVCDDPTADRMLQRVAADENLHMIFYRNMCSAALDLSPDQAIEAITLILENFQMPGAGMPNFRRNGVLMAKHGIYDLRQHLEEVIQPVLKKWNIFDRTDFTPRGEAVRERLALFLDRLAQDVLKFEEQRDRMLAREAKRRETAGTTAVC from the coding sequence ATGGCAAGGGATCTGACTCAGCTCGAGCTGCTCACGGAGTTGGAGCCGGTTGCCGAAGGAAACGTCAACCGGCACCTCTCCCTGGCAAAGGAATGGCATCCCCACGACTACGTCCCGTGGGACCAAGGCCGCAACTTCGCCGCGCTCGGCGGCGTGGACTGGGACCCGCAGCAGTCCCGACTCAACGAAGTCGCCAAAGCGGCCATGATCACCAACCTGCTCACCGAAGACAACCTGCCCTCCTACCACCGCGAGATCGCCGAAAACTTCTCCCAGGACGGCGCCTGGGGCACCTGGGTCGGCCGCTGGACCGCCGAGGAAAACCGCCACGGCATCGTCATGCGCGACTACCTCGTAGTCACCCGCAGCGTGGACCCGGTCGCCCTCGAACAAGCACGCATGATCCACATGACCAACGGCTTCGCCTCCCCGACCGAGGCCGACGCCGGATTCCTGCACTCGGTCGCCTACGTCACCTTCCAAGAACTCGCCACCCGCGTCAGCCACCGCAACACCGGCCGCGTCTGCGACGACCCCACCGCCGACCGCATGCTCCAACGCGTCGCCGCCGATGAAAACCTGCACATGATCTTCTACCGCAACATGTGCAGCGCCGCCCTGGACCTGTCCCCCGACCAGGCCATCGAAGCCATCACCCTCATCCTGGAAAACTTCCAGATGCCCGGCGCCGGCATGCCCAACTTCCGCCGCAACGGCGTACTCATGGCCAAACACGGCATCTACGACCTGCGCCAACACCTCGAAGAAGTCATCCAACCCGTCCTCAAGAAATGGAACATCTTCGACCGCACCGACTTCACCCCACGCGGCGAAGCCGTCCGCGAACGACTCGCCCTGTTCCTCGACAGACTCGCCCAAGACGTACTCAAATTCGAAGAACAACGCGACCGCATGCTCGCCCGCGAAGCCAAGCGACGCGAAACAGCCGGCACCACAGCAGTCTGCTAG
- a CDS encoding amidohydrolase family protein: protein MNALASKTPGWLDWYPNPSVPAFELPARTVDTHCHVFGPQAEFPFAPERKYTPCDASKDQLFALHDHLGISRSVIVQATCHGADNSAMVDAVASAGGRARGIATVRSDISDAELRRLDAAGVRGVRFNFLKRLVDTSPADELSAIAARIAPMGWHIVLYFESADLPELADFFGALPTPLVVDHMGRPDVTEPVDGAQFGRFLRFVEHHDVWVKVTCPERISVTGPAALDGEQHAYTDVVPFARRVVEEFPDRVLWGTDWPHPNLTDHMPDDGLLVDFLPHLALTTEQQHKLLVDNPMRLYWPGED from the coding sequence ATGAACGCACTCGCGTCCAAGACCCCCGGATGGTTGGACTGGTATCCGAACCCGTCCGTACCCGCCTTCGAATTACCGGCGAGGACCGTCGATACCCATTGCCACGTCTTCGGTCCCCAGGCTGAATTCCCCTTCGCCCCCGAACGGAAGTACACGCCATGTGACGCGAGCAAGGACCAGCTCTTCGCGCTGCACGACCACCTGGGGATCAGTCGCAGCGTGATCGTCCAGGCCACCTGCCACGGTGCGGACAACAGCGCGATGGTCGACGCCGTCGCATCGGCGGGCGGCCGGGCCCGGGGGATCGCCACGGTTCGTTCGGACATCAGCGACGCCGAATTGCGCAGGCTCGACGCGGCAGGTGTGCGCGGCGTGCGCTTCAACTTCCTCAAACGCCTGGTCGATACCTCGCCCGCGGATGAGTTGTCCGCCATCGCCGCGCGGATCGCGCCCATGGGCTGGCATATCGTCCTCTACTTCGAAAGTGCCGATCTGCCGGAGCTGGCCGACTTCTTCGGCGCCCTGCCCACCCCGCTGGTGGTGGACCACATGGGACGGCCGGACGTCACCGAACCGGTGGACGGCGCGCAGTTCGGCCGGTTCCTGCGATTCGTCGAACACCACGACGTATGGGTGAAAGTAACCTGCCCCGAACGCATCAGCGTCACCGGGCCCGCCGCGCTGGACGGCGAACAACACGCCTATACCGATGTCGTGCCCTTTGCCCGCCGGGTCGTCGAAGAGTTCCCGGACCGGGTGCTGTGGGGCACCGACTGGCCCCACCCCAACCTCACCGACCACATGCCCGACGACGGGCTGCTGGTCGACTTTCTGCCACACCTGGCGCTCACCACCGAACAGCAGCACAAGCTGCTCGTCGACAACCCGATGCGGCTCTACTGGCCCGGCGAAGATTAG
- a CDS encoding helix-turn-helix domain-containing protein yields the protein MKGVSWEETKRRAREIDPTWDSPERVAARDESREQMRAEQRGHQLAELRKQCGATQAQVAELMGVSQARVSQVEHGKITSMDLVRDYIVALGGTLDVVAHVGDWSVKVA from the coding sequence ATGAAGGGTGTGTCTTGGGAAGAGACCAAGCGTCGAGCTCGTGAAATCGACCCGACATGGGATTCCCCTGAGCGCGTCGCAGCGCGAGATGAGAGCCGTGAGCAGATGCGCGCGGAGCAGCGCGGGCACCAGCTCGCCGAACTGCGCAAGCAGTGCGGGGCGACGCAGGCCCAGGTCGCTGAGCTGATGGGGGTTTCTCAGGCCAGGGTGTCGCAGGTCGAACACGGCAAGATCACGTCCATGGATCTGGTTCGTGACTACATCGTCGCGCTCGGAGGAACCCTGGATGTTGTTGCTCACGTTGGTGATTGGAGCGTCAAAGTCGCCTAG
- a CDS encoding type II toxin-antitoxin system RelE/ParE family toxin has product MRWSILLLEPVNDWFLDLVKNEPMIADKIEEALDELAERGPELGRPLVDRIQSSKAMHNLKELRPRTPAGSEIRMLFVFDPTREAIVLVAGDKSGQWNRWYRDAIPLAEQRYKDYRATKEEES; this is encoded by the coding sequence GTGCGATGGAGCATCCTGCTGCTTGAGCCAGTCAACGACTGGTTCCTCGACCTGGTGAAGAACGAGCCGATGATCGCCGACAAGATTGAGGAGGCGCTGGACGAACTGGCCGAGCGTGGACCGGAGCTGGGAAGACCGTTGGTCGACCGGATCCAGTCCAGCAAGGCGATGCACAACCTCAAAGAGCTTCGCCCTCGAACCCCGGCGGGTTCCGAGATCAGGATGCTGTTCGTCTTCGACCCAACGCGGGAGGCGATCGTCTTGGTCGCCGGGGACAAGTCCGGCCAGTGGAATCGTTGGTACCGAGATGCGATCCCCCTCGCCGAACAGCGCTATAAGGACTACCGAGCAACGAAGGAGGAGGAGTCATGA
- a CDS encoding MFS transporter, whose protein sequence is MSSLDVSGGATAAAGRLSIRVTALCWFLVLLDGLDLFVYGASLPGVLADKGFGLTPAIAGDIGSLNTFGMLLGALTSGLITDRVGRRRIIITSVLIFSAAAAVCGMAPTVVVFGAARFVAGVGLGGLLPTAISMVMEYAPAHRKNLSVTVLMTAHQAGGALAGALAMSIVESLGWRAVYWLGALPVLVALPAAFLLLPESITYLLGAGRTDKAKAIADKFGVPLATFAPGPVTRRRWGNVAALYTPSLWRTTLLFWIASFFGLLLVYGVNTWLPTMMRGHGYHLGSAISFLLVINLGGIVGMLVAGRLADRFGPRPVTITWFAITTVGIGLLSIHMPLAITYVDVFLTGGFLFSAQTLIYASVGTYYPIGDRATALGWVSGMGRFGAVFGPWFGGVLVAHQLSTWGFAVFAVASVIAATMIGFIPRRPVAAAPSLSPSAEPQLS, encoded by the coding sequence TTGTCCTCCCTTGACGTGAGCGGCGGCGCGACTGCCGCCGCCGGCCGACTGTCGATACGCGTAACCGCACTCTGCTGGTTCCTGGTCCTGCTCGACGGGTTGGACCTGTTCGTGTACGGCGCGAGCCTGCCCGGAGTACTGGCCGATAAGGGCTTCGGCCTGACCCCGGCTATCGCAGGCGATATCGGCAGCCTCAATACCTTCGGCATGCTGCTCGGCGCGCTGACCTCCGGCTTGATCACCGACCGTGTCGGCCGCCGCCGGATCATCATCACGAGCGTGCTGATTTTCAGTGCCGCCGCGGCCGTCTGCGGTATGGCACCCACGGTCGTCGTATTCGGCGCGGCCCGTTTCGTCGCCGGTGTCGGTCTCGGCGGACTGCTGCCCACCGCCATCTCGATGGTCATGGAATACGCGCCGGCACACCGGAAGAACCTCAGCGTGACCGTGCTGATGACGGCACATCAAGCCGGTGGAGCGCTCGCGGGCGCCCTCGCCATGTCCATCGTGGAGTCGCTCGGCTGGCGCGCGGTGTACTGGCTCGGCGCGCTGCCGGTCCTGGTGGCCCTGCCCGCCGCGTTCTTGCTACTGCCCGAATCGATTACCTATCTGCTGGGTGCGGGCCGCACCGACAAGGCCAAGGCGATCGCGGACAAGTTCGGCGTTCCGCTCGCGACGTTCGCGCCGGGGCCGGTGACCCGGCGGCGCTGGGGCAATGTCGCGGCCCTGTACACGCCATCGCTGTGGCGCACCACCCTGCTGTTCTGGATTGCCTCCTTCTTCGGCCTGCTGCTGGTGTACGGGGTGAACACCTGGCTGCCGACGATGATGCGCGGTCACGGCTACCACCTCGGCTCCGCCATCAGCTTCCTGCTGGTCATCAACCTCGGCGGCATCGTCGGGATGCTGGTCGCCGGACGCCTCGCCGACCGATTCGGTCCGCGGCCGGTCACGATCACGTGGTTCGCCATCACCACGGTGGGTATCGGCCTGCTCTCGATCCACATGCCGCTGGCGATCACCTATGTCGATGTCTTCCTCACCGGTGGCTTCCTGTTCAGTGCGCAGACGCTGATCTATGCCTCGGTCGGCACCTACTACCCGATCGGCGACCGGGCCACCGCACTCGGCTGGGTCTCGGGCATGGGGCGCTTCGGCGCGGTCTTCGGGCCGTGGTTCGGCGGCGTGCTGGTAGCCCACCAATTGTCCACCTGGGGCTTTGCCGTCTTCGCCGTGGCGAGCGTCATCGCAGCCACGATGATCGGTTTCATCCCACGCCGACCGGTCGCCGCGGCACCGTCGCTCTCGCCGAGCGCGGAACCGCAGCTCTCTTGA
- a CDS encoding IS701 family transposase, which yields MAEDVSAWRVGFDEVFARVAGVFYRTEPRRWARAYLTGLLAPVERKNSWQLADAAGVVEPDGLQHFLNRSRWSADDLRDHVRSYVAESLACPDGVLVPDETGFVKKGTKSAGVQRQYSGTAGRVENSQLGVFLAYSGRAGRALIDRELYIPESWISDRDRCSEAGIPEKRCSEGVLTKPRLAEAMIERTLRAGVVAGWVAADSAYGRDGKFRAFLEARRMSYVLEVPVKQTVTDIDGRRRVDTLIGRAPAEAWHRVSCGPGVRGERVYDFAWATLPGFGDLPAGFVRTLLARRSVEDPADIAYYLCFHPDTVTREQIVAVAGARWAIEECFQAAKDQCGLDHYQVRRWDPWYRHITLAMLAHAFLAVTAATDPKAHAGWARSQSPKSAVSWR from the coding sequence GTGGCCGAGGATGTTTCGGCTTGGCGAGTGGGTTTCGATGAGGTGTTCGCGCGGGTAGCGGGGGTGTTCTATCGGACTGAGCCGCGGCGGTGGGCGCGGGCGTATCTGACGGGGTTGTTGGCGCCGGTGGAGCGCAAGAACTCCTGGCAGTTGGCCGATGCCGCCGGCGTGGTGGAGCCGGACGGTTTGCAGCATTTCCTGAACAGGTCCAGGTGGAGTGCTGATGATCTGCGTGATCATGTGCGCTCGTATGTGGCCGAGTCATTGGCCTGCCCGGACGGTGTCCTGGTGCCGGATGAGACCGGGTTCGTCAAGAAGGGCACGAAGTCGGCCGGGGTTCAACGCCAGTATTCCGGCACCGCGGGCAGGGTGGAGAACAGTCAGTTGGGGGTGTTTTTGGCCTACTCCGGCCGCGCTGGGCGTGCATTGATCGACCGGGAGCTGTATATACCCGAATCATGGATCAGCGACCGAGACCGCTGTAGCGAAGCGGGAATACCCGAAAAGCGTTGCAGTGAAGGTGTTTTGACCAAGCCGCGACTGGCCGAGGCCATGATCGAGCGGACACTGAGGGCCGGGGTGGTCGCGGGGTGGGTGGCCGCTGACTCCGCCTACGGCCGTGACGGGAAGTTCCGGGCATTCCTGGAGGCTCGTCGGATGTCCTATGTCCTCGAGGTGCCGGTCAAACAGACCGTCACCGATATCGACGGGCGTCGTCGGGTCGACACTCTCATCGGCCGTGCTCCCGCCGAGGCATGGCACCGGGTTTCGTGCGGACCTGGGGTTCGAGGCGAGCGCGTCTACGACTTCGCGTGGGCCACCCTGCCCGGCTTCGGTGACCTCCCGGCCGGGTTCGTGCGCACCCTACTCGCCCGCCGATCGGTCGAGGACCCCGCCGATATTGCCTACTACCTGTGCTTTCACCCCGACACCGTGACTCGTGAGCAGATCGTCGCCGTCGCTGGAGCCCGGTGGGCGATCGAGGAATGCTTCCAAGCCGCCAAAGACCAATGCGGCCTCGACCACTACCAGGTACGCCGATGGGACCCCTGGTACCGCCACATCACCCTGGCCATGCTCGCCCACGCCTTCCTCGCAGTCACCGCCGCCACCGACCCAAAAGCCCACGCGGGCTGGGCCCGATCACAGTCGCCGAAATCCGCCGTCTCCTGGCGATAG
- a CDS encoding ATP-grasp domain-containing protein, producing MAVLSKKPLRTHRYDRWLSEFGAEAVLFAEDAPESRAFAGTHHGYPDAPRFFPDWKRNRAVDAAVIAEYAVRSFDRIVALSECDLVRAAELREHLGLPGQSLASATAFRNKFIMKSLAAQAGLLVPEHRLVESIADLTDFADAHPGAVVVKPLDGSGAVDVTVLGDRAAIESWAHARAVTGDDPADYLVEEWVQAPMLSLDGLMRAGQVQAVMVGAYTRTCLRSLIDLRPHGILLLDHDDPRVASARAYLARLLRALPTAEETMSFHCELFDHPAHGPMLCEIACRTGGGNLNPIARGALGIDLEQAACLGQAGFPVPIPQPAPGRCYGDIVVPRSPRRLAPGLVCDLPGVLHFAAHDDQTGDRPQRAAKVSDYVVDALLAGDDHAGVRRVYDSVVAWLDQHLPPESPKGGADSRWI from the coding sequence GTGGCGGTGCTGTCGAAGAAGCCGCTGCGCACTCACCGCTATGACCGCTGGCTCTCCGAATTCGGTGCGGAGGCGGTGCTTTTCGCCGAAGATGCGCCCGAAAGCCGCGCCTTCGCCGGGACACACCACGGGTATCCCGATGCGCCCAGATTCTTTCCCGACTGGAAGCGAAACCGGGCCGTCGACGCCGCGGTGATCGCGGAGTACGCCGTTCGCTCCTTCGACCGGATCGTGGCGCTGAGCGAATGCGATCTGGTTCGGGCCGCCGAGCTGCGTGAGCACTTGGGCCTTCCCGGTCAGAGCCTGGCTTCGGCGACCGCCTTCCGGAACAAGTTCATCATGAAATCGCTTGCGGCCCAGGCAGGTCTGCTAGTTCCGGAGCACCGGCTCGTCGAATCGATAGCCGATCTGACGGATTTCGCCGACGCGCACCCCGGCGCGGTGGTGGTCAAGCCACTGGACGGGTCGGGCGCGGTGGACGTCACTGTGCTCGGCGACCGGGCCGCGATCGAGTCCTGGGCACACGCCCGCGCGGTAACGGGCGACGATCCGGCCGACTATCTCGTCGAGGAATGGGTGCAGGCCCCCATGCTCTCACTGGACGGTTTGATGCGTGCCGGGCAAGTCCAGGCCGTGATGGTCGGCGCCTACACCCGAACCTGTCTGCGGTCACTGATCGACTTGCGCCCGCACGGCATCCTGTTGCTCGACCACGACGACCCGCGAGTGGCCTCGGCCCGCGCATACCTCGCCCGGTTGCTGCGTGCGCTGCCGACCGCCGAGGAGACGATGAGCTTCCACTGTGAACTCTTCGATCACCCCGCGCACGGCCCGATGCTCTGCGAGATCGCCTGCCGCACCGGGGGCGGGAACCTGAACCCGATCGCCCGCGGCGCACTCGGCATCGACTTGGAGCAGGCTGCCTGCCTCGGCCAAGCGGGCTTCCCCGTCCCGATCCCGCAGCCGGCGCCGGGCCGTTGCTACGGCGACATCGTGGTTCCTCGCTCGCCCCGGCGGCTCGCCCCCGGCCTGGTCTGCGATCTCCCCGGCGTACTGCATTTCGCGGCACACGACGACCAGACCGGCGACCGGCCACAGCGTGCCGCCAAGGTGTCAGACTATGTGGTCGACGCGCTGCTGGCGGGCGACGATCACGCCGGAGTGCGCCGCGTCTACGACTCCGTCGTCGCGTGGCTGGATCAGCACCTGCCACCCGAATCCCCGAAGGGAGGTGCCGACTCACGGTGGATCTAG
- a CDS encoding ATP-grasp domain-containing protein — protein sequence MNAFAEPAVPHRFLLLSRKPLTERPIHEWLAEVVASTVLVTTSAAVAGIGDDIRDRFLDYRIVPDYQSWSTEWTAERAARAHRVDRIVSSSEDDVLRCARLRGRLGLPGQTVESACAYRDKLAMKQAAARAGVNVPRLRAIDRPTDLIEFVAETGLPAVVKPRRGSASIGVRLLRTEAAVTAYLASGELPAAPQRSGRWIAEEYIDGPFFHVDGIMSGAKVLHCWPSQYNSGNAEAAQAESELSSVLLAPEDPRTEVLRRFAADVVQALPSPPFPTSFHLEAWLPEPDRAVLCEVAARTGGGPIARTYQDAFGVHLSRESMRGQCGLDLALTRQPAAPRRAGGWILFPPGRGRFAPPSGPCPVSGTELELHMAPGIFADGPEYAAHSVAAVTIHADTAEQVRQRIRDATLWWAQTCRWLA from the coding sequence TTGAACGCATTCGCCGAACCGGCTGTGCCGCACCGGTTTTTGCTGTTGTCGCGCAAGCCGCTCACCGAACGTCCGATACACGAGTGGCTCGCGGAGGTCGTGGCCAGCACGGTGCTGGTCACCACATCGGCGGCGGTGGCCGGCATCGGCGACGATATCCGAGACCGGTTCCTCGATTACCGGATCGTGCCGGACTATCAGTCGTGGTCCACGGAGTGGACGGCCGAACGCGCGGCGCGTGCGCACCGCGTCGATCGCATTGTCAGTTCGAGTGAAGACGATGTGCTGCGCTGTGCCCGGCTGCGCGGTCGGCTCGGGCTGCCGGGGCAGACGGTGGAATCCGCGTGCGCCTATCGCGACAAGCTCGCGATGAAGCAGGCCGCGGCGCGCGCCGGCGTGAACGTGCCACGGCTGCGGGCGATCGACCGGCCCACCGACCTGATCGAGTTCGTTGCCGAGACGGGACTCCCGGCAGTCGTCAAGCCGCGGCGCGGTTCGGCATCCATCGGGGTGCGCCTGCTGCGCACCGAGGCAGCTGTCACGGCATATTTGGCGTCGGGCGAATTGCCTGCGGCGCCACAGCGTTCGGGTCGCTGGATCGCCGAGGAATACATCGACGGCCCGTTCTTCCACGTGGATGGGATCATGTCCGGCGCAAAGGTGTTGCATTGCTGGCCCAGCCAGTACAACAGCGGCAATGCCGAAGCGGCACAAGCGGAGTCGGAGCTGTCGAGCGTCCTGCTCGCCCCCGAGGACCCGCGAACGGAGGTGCTGCGGCGCTTCGCCGCCGATGTCGTGCAGGCGCTGCCCTCCCCGCCCTTCCCGACGAGCTTTCACCTGGAGGCGTGGCTACCCGAGCCCGATAGGGCGGTGCTGTGCGAAGTCGCCGCCAGGACCGGCGGCGGCCCGATCGCCCGCACATATCAGGACGCGTTCGGTGTGCATCTGTCCCGCGAGAGCATGCGCGGCCAGTGCGGCCTCGACCTTGCCCTGACGCGACAACCAGCGGCACCGCGACGCGCCGGCGGCTGGATTCTCTTTCCACCCGGCCGGGGCCGATTCGCACCACCTTCCGGCCCGTGCCCGGTCTCCGGCACGGAGCTGGAATTGCATATGGCCCCAGGCATTTTCGCCGATGGGCCCGAGTACGCCGCACACTCGGTGGCGGCGGTTACCATCCATGCGGATACCGCCGAGCAGGTACGGCAGCGTATCCGGGACGCGACCCTATGGTGGGCGCAGACGTGCCGGTGGCTGGCTTGA
- a CDS encoding radical SAM protein, which translates to MADVQEADPYRKFRVENFPQTDLAGYLPTDGVEVKFLDGCNRSCIFCVNEDHIGKRLNPLDTGRFTQSLFDWIDSPTEPEKPEVVYGTGGEPLMALDLVEDVFRPLGERGLTTRLVTNGTLLDEKRIARLVDMKLSGVKVTYNTADAARLAALMKGSKSGDAELILRNIRLAKAAGLWVFVRIGLGKHNIDEVPTIYRIMREIGVDVVQIKPWIPSGLAAVNQTELSLRPAPLFDRFTAIMEELYDEITQPGGPEVTVSCYPPARNLGFTVKDCANIAKIYCEPCGHALVCNFSDEYLGSWFPEDGGLLACVQRRRELYPEIMDSHGVASCPARLNWSSPSRVISPAPEWKPARLLPLDIVGVD; encoded by the coding sequence ATGGCCGACGTTCAGGAGGCGGACCCGTACCGCAAATTCCGGGTCGAGAACTTCCCGCAGACCGACCTGGCCGGATACCTCCCCACCGACGGTGTCGAAGTGAAATTCCTCGACGGATGCAATCGGTCGTGCATCTTCTGTGTGAACGAAGACCATATCGGGAAACGGTTGAATCCGTTGGACACCGGCCGTTTCACACAATCGCTGTTCGACTGGATCGATTCCCCCACCGAGCCGGAGAAACCGGAGGTGGTCTACGGGACCGGCGGTGAGCCGCTCATGGCGCTCGACCTCGTCGAGGACGTCTTTCGCCCGCTGGGCGAACGCGGCTTGACCACCAGGCTGGTCACCAACGGCACCCTGCTGGACGAGAAGCGGATCGCCCGACTGGTCGATATGAAACTGTCCGGGGTCAAGGTCACCTACAACACTGCCGACGCCGCACGGCTCGCCGCATTGATGAAGGGGTCGAAATCCGGTGACGCGGAACTGATCCTGCGCAACATCCGGCTGGCCAAGGCGGCCGGTCTGTGGGTCTTCGTGCGAATCGGATTGGGCAAGCACAACATCGACGAAGTGCCGACGATCTATCGCATCATGCGCGAGATCGGCGTCGATGTCGTACAGATCAAGCCGTGGATCCCATCCGGGCTGGCGGCGGTCAACCAGACCGAGCTCAGCCTGCGCCCCGCCCCGCTGTTCGATCGATTCACCGCAATCATGGAAGAGCTGTACGACGAGATCACCCAGCCGGGCGGCCCCGAGGTCACCGTCTCCTGCTATCCACCCGCCCGGAATCTGGGATTCACGGTCAAGGACTGCGCCAATATCGCCAAGATCTACTGTGAGCCGTGCGGCCACGCGCTGGTCTGCAATTTCTCGGACGAATACCTCGGCAGCTGGTTCCCAGAGGATGGCGGTCTACTTGCCTGCGTCCAACGACGGCGGGAGCTGTATCCGGAGATCATGGACTCCCACGGGGTCGCGTCGTGCCCGGCCCGGCTGAACTGGTCGTCCCCGAGCCGGGTTATCAGCCCCGCGCCCGAGTGGAAACCGGCACGTCTACTGCCGCTCGATATCGTCGGCGTCGATTGA